ACATGATTAAAATTATGTATGTCTTTAAATTAAGTTAATAAATTACGAATAATGTAATTTTTTAAGATTAACCTGAACCCTTGATTTTAGTACTAAATCGATAGAAATGAATTTTAACGTAAACGTTTAAGTAGTTTTAGGTTTGTCTTAGAGAATTTAATGTCTGTTGCATTATGTATTTTTTTTAAAAGTTAAACAAAAAGCTTTAGAATTATTAAATTAGATTTATGGTTAAAAGAATAACATGGTTTTTATTAATATGTTTTATGAGCATGTCTTGTAAAAATGATAATGAAAAAAATAAAATATTATTAGAGTCAAACAACTTATCTAATAAGTTTTATGAAAAGGAAATAAGTCAATTAAGAACATATTTTGAAAATAAAAGTATAGAACAACCTAATGCTTTTAAGGAAGATTATGATAAAATTAAAATAATAGAGAAAAGTATAATCGTAATAAATGGACTTAAAACGGTTTCTGATAAAAAAGGGTGTATTCGTAAATTAAAGAAAAAAGTTCAAGAGTTAATAGAAATAGATACTTTAACCTTTGTTTGTTTGAAAATAAATGAAAAGGATGAATTTTTGTTCGATTCAGTTTTGAAGAATGATTGTAATAGAATACTTTACAGAGTGTACAAAGAATTCTATAGACTAAATTATGCCGTCTTCTAAAATTGTATTATTTCAGGCTAGATAGCTTCATTTTCACTTTATAAATTCTACTTTGTCCATTCATATAACTTTCTGCCATTTCTTGAAAGCTTTTGAAATCAGAAGTTTTAATATCCTTCGTATTATCTCTTTTACTGGTAAAGTAGAGTATTCCTGAAGATGTATCATAAAAAGGAGAATAATCCATTCGAGAAGAATTGATGGATTTACCAAGGTTTTGTCTTTTAGTAAAATCTCCGTTTTTATCCTTGAAGCTTACATATAAATCACCACTGCCGAAGCCGTCTTCAGCTTTATAAACTGTATAAATCAAGAAATCTTCATTAGGAGAAATAAAGGCATTGAATTCATATCCTTTTCCATTAACATTTTCATTTAGTTTTAATGGCTCTACGTAGTTTGAGATATTCCACTTTGCAAAAAGAATATCGTCTTTTGTTGTAGCTGTAAATTGATCTGAAGTGTAGTATAGATTGTTATTCTTACTTAATGATGGATAGAACTCGTTGTGTTTCGTATTTACTGGAGCTCCAATATTCTTGGGTTGAGACCATTTTGAGTGAATCGATGTTCGTTCGACATACCAAATATCATAATCGGTAGCTTCATTATCTTTTCCATGAGGACGATTCGAAGAAAAATATAATCTTAGGTTATCTGGAGAAAGAAATGGTTCAATATCTCTATAAGTTCCAGAGAAAGAAACAATTTCAAAATTGGTCCAAGTATTATTTATTTTTTTAGCTTTTACAATCGCTCCTTTGCTTTCATTTAAATTTTGAACTGTGAAGTAGGCTTCATTACCATTTGATGAAAGTGTAAAATCTCTACAGCTTATAAATTGCTTAAAAGACTCGTCTATAGGAAGAACCTTTTCTGTTTGAGAAAAGCATATGAATGAGAATAAAAAAATGTACCCTGAGATTATCGATTTCATGATTGTTGATTTTTCCCAAAGTACATTTAAATATGTTTACTAAATATTCAGATAAATAACTTTAACTAAAATTTAGCAGCTAACTTTTCCTTTATTTTATCTAAAGATAAATTATGAATACTACCTACATGGCTGTGATCTTTTGAAGCATCTGACACATAAGTTCCATTTTCTACTTCACTGCTTATTTTTAAATAAGCATCTCTAAAAGACATGCCATTTGTAACTAATGTATTGATATTATCTACGGTGTAAAGATATTTGTATTTCTCATCATTCATATCAACATCTTTCACAATTACTTGATTAATACTATAATTGAAAATCTTTAAAATAGTCTTCAAATTTTCAAAAGCCTTAATCATATTTTCCTTTAACAATTGATAATCTCTGTGATAACCACTTGGTAAACTATTAGTAAGTAACAGCATTTCTGTTTGTAAAGCTTGAATTTGATTACATTTACCTCTTACCAATTCAAATACATCAGGATTTTTCTTGTGAGGCATAATACTACTACCAGTAGTTAACTCATCAGGGAATGTAATAAAGCCAAAATTCTGACTCATATACAAACAAATATCCATAGAAAATTTACTCAACGTATTCCCTAAATTTCCTAAAGAACTAGCAATAATTCTTTCGTTTTTTCCTCTTGCCATTTGAGCGGCAATTACGTTATATTTTAACGTTGCAAATTCAAGTTCTTCTGTCGTCATTAGTCTATCAATAGGAAAAGAACTACCATAACCAGCAGCTGAACCTAACGGATTTTGATCGACAATTTTAAGTGAAGATGAAAGTAACTCTATGTCATCTAACAGCGTTTCTGCATATCCTGAAAACCATAATCCAAAAGAAGACGGCATTGCTACTTGTAAATGAGTATAACCAGGAAGTAACTTATCTTTATATTGTTCTGCTAATGAAATAAGTGTATTGAAAAGTGTTTTGACTTGTTCAATAATAGTCAATAATTCATTTTTATAATATAATTGTAAAGCCACTAAAACTTGATCATTTCTTGATCTTGCCGTATGAATTTTTTTACCGGTTTCTCCAAGTTTTTTAGTGAGTTCAAATTCAATTTTAGAATGAACATCTTCAAAATCTTGTTCTATGATAAATTCATTGTTTTCAATCTGTTGTAAAATCAAATCAAGTTCTTTAATTAGAGCTTCTGATTCTTCCGATGAAATAATACCTACGGATGCTAACATCATTGCATGAGCTTTTGAAGCTATTACATCGTATTTTGCAATATGGATATCGATTTCTCTATCGTTTCCAACAGTAAAATTTTCAATGGCTTTGTCCAAAGAAAATTCTTTTTTCCAAAGTTTCATCTTTAT
This genomic window from Tenacibaculum sp. 190524A05c contains:
- the argH gene encoding argininosuccinate lyase, giving the protein MKLWKKEFSLDKAIENFTVGNDREIDIHIAKYDVIASKAHAMMLASVGIISSEESEALIKELDLILQQIENNEFIIEQDFEDVHSKIEFELTKKLGETGKKIHTARSRNDQVLVALQLYYKNELLTIIEQVKTLFNTLISLAEQYKDKLLPGYTHLQVAMPSSFGLWFSGYAETLLDDIELLSSSLKIVDQNPLGSAAGYGSSFPIDRLMTTEELEFATLKYNVIAAQMARGKNERIIASSLGNLGNTLSKFSMDICLYMSQNFGFITFPDELTTGSSIMPHKKNPDVFELVRGKCNQIQALQTEMLLLTNSLPSGYHRDYQLLKENMIKAFENLKTILKIFNYSINQVIVKDVDMNDEKYKYLYTVDNINTLVTNGMSFRDAYLKISSEVENGTYVSDASKDHSHVGSIHNLSLDKIKEKLAAKF